In Octopus bimaculoides isolate UCB-OBI-ISO-001 chromosome 14, ASM119413v2, whole genome shotgun sequence, the following are encoded in one genomic region:
- the LOC106870084 gene encoding zinc finger protein ZFP2, whose amino-acid sequence MYSMQPIFPPIGTQPNLYGQPFYQTDHLKCPEKLGFLDEKSYKNELCCDTKGFVPGLNSNNNNNNTSNNNNNNIESNGNIGHERIPAPKDVQCSVCKKGFSNSFFLKIHERVHTGEKPFRCSSCPKAFSQQVNLRNHERVHSGEKPFSCSVCGKAFSQKGNLKLHLRTHTGDRPYACEICGKAFYQKVNLDDHRRIHTGDMFYCTFCKKPFTNAFFLKIHERVHTGEKPFQCAFCPKAFSQQINLRNHERTHTGEKPFACATCGKAFSQKGNLKLHLRTHTGEKPFVCDVCGKAFSQRVNLIDHKRIHTGDMFYCQYCKKAFCNAFFLKIHERIHTGEMYKCSMCPKAFSQQINLRNHERVHTGEKPFYCTICSKVFSQQCNLRTHLRTHTGEKPFSCDRCGKCFSQKANLNNHKRTRTGCELFIKNPSNSSSAAGSHQASAPSSTSVSPIVSPSMSPMSSPSVSAKMNSLKSPVPSLPLSSPSSAFNSSTHNKNHHHHHQQQQQQQHLPQGSGLVKSSLKTGMNSHNSGDHHSNDNPIDYNSHHPHHAHSNSSTPTSGISHPSSHPHPQSHPQHHPSESPHQQTAANSLTRLQIPNLTAPSASSRINSFYLEEMPQTWENNYLWSRGFAMPHMLNPSWNNMPSAFSSSLKHHNSKQNIGGTNFQSIHGPMKPSNDYMLNTK is encoded by the coding sequence ATGTATTCCATGCAACCAATTTTCCCACCAATAGGGACCCAGCCAAATCTCTATGGTCAGCCGTTCTATCAAACTGACCACCTCAAGTGTCCGGAGAAGCTAGGCTTTCTTGATGAAAAAAGCTATAAAAACGAACTGTGTTGTGATACAAAGGGTTTTGTTCCAGgtttaaacagtaacaacaacaacaacaataccagcaacaacaacaacaacaacattgaaagtAATGGCAATATTGGCCATGAGCGGATCCCAGCCCCAAAAGATGTCCAGTGTTCTGTTTGCAAAAAAGGATTCTCCAATTCCTTCTTTCTGAAGATTCATGAACGTGTGCACACTGGCGAGAAGCCTTTTAGATGTTCGAGTTGTCCGAAAGCATTTAGCCAGCAAGTCAACCTCCGCAACCACGAACGGGTTCATTCGGGAGAGAAACCATTTAGTTGTTCAGTCTGTGGCAAAGCATTTAGCCAGAAAGGTAACCTAAAATTGCATCTGAGAACACATACTGGAGACCGGCCGTATGCCTGTGAGATATGCGGCAAGGCGTTCTACCAGAAAGTCAACCTTGATGACCATCgccgtattcacacaggagataTGTTCTACTGCACCTTCTGTAAAAAACCCTTCACAAATGCATTTTTCCTAAAAATTCATGAGCGTgtacatactggagagaagccatttcagtGTGCCTTTTGTCCAAAAGCATTCAGCCAGCAGATCAACCTTCGTAACCATGAGAGAACACACACTGGTGAGAAACCCTTTGCTTGTGCAACATGTGGTAAAGCATTTAGTCAGAAAGGAAACCTAAAACTTCACCTGAggacacatacaggagagaagccattcgTATGTGATGTCTGTGGCAAAGCTTTCAGCCAAAGAGTCAACCTCATCGACCATAAGCGTATACACACAGGCGACATGTTCTACTGCCAGTACTGCAAGAAAGCTTTTTGTAATGCATTCTTTCTTAAAATCCATGAACGTATCCACACGGGGGAGAtgtacaagtgttcaatgtgccCAAAGGCGTTCAGCCAACAGATTAACCTACGTAACCATGAacgtgttcacacaggagagaaacctttctATTGTACAATATGTTCAAAGGTGTTCAGCCAGCAATGTAACCTGCGAACACATCTGAGAacacacacaggtgagaaaccattctCGTGCGACAGGTGTGGGAAATGTTTCTCACAGAAGGCTAACTTAAATAACCACAAGCGAACCAGAACCGGCTGTGAGCTCTTTATTAAAAATCCTTCTAATTCGTCCTCTGCTGCCGGCTCACATCAGGCGTCTGCCCCTTCTTCCACCTCTGTCTCTCCTATTGTCTCCCCTTCAATGTCTCCCATGTCATCCCCCTCGGTCTCTGCTAAAATGAATTCACTGAAATCACCCGTGCCATCTTTACCATTATCATCCCCTTCGTCAGCTTTCAACAGCAGCACACATAAcaaaaaccatcaccatcaccatcagcaacagcagcagcagcagcacttgcCGCAAGGATCTGGCCTTGTTAAGTCCAGCTTAAAGACTGGCATGAACAGTCACAACAGTGGCGACCACCACAGCAATGACAATCCCATAGATTACAACAGCCATCACCCGCATCACGcacacagcaacagcagcaccccGACATCCGGCATCAGCCATCCGAGCAGTCACCCTCATCCACAAAGCCATCCACAGCACCATCCTTCAGAGTCTCCACACCAACAGACTGCTGCCAACTCCCTCACCAGACTACAGATTCCAAACTTAACAGCCCCTTCCGCTTCCTCTCGGATAAACTCGTTCTACTTGGAGGAGATGCCACAGACCTGGGAGAACAACTACCTCTGGTCCCGCGGGTTTGCCATGCCTCACATGCTCAACCCGAGCTGGAACAATATGCCCAGTGCATTCTCTAGCAGCCTGAAGCATCACAACAGCAAACAGAACATAGGGGGAACGAATTTCCAGAGTATACATGGCCCGATGAAGCCTAGCAACGATTACATGTTGAACACGAAATAG
- the LOC106870104 gene encoding zinc finger protein 32-like gives MQFPQREARNLHLQVGEQVFPETIGQEQRHPAHHHHQHHHQQHQHQPHSHYSSNQPTQYNNPKINYNGTSVKDSSDKRNKRSAHSGMADAGSKDTTSSSSVTSHSQNLFLQSHSAVKKNSICSPSSSNNTNNNSSGSGGGGKGSSGLKLNLSSSGHYSLNSSTLSNSVLNASVFNSKPLFSVQKSQQHQQLQQQQQQQQQTQQQQQQTQQQQHQPPQRHQHHSYTKYSLNKPFHCNICGNPFLRRRTMEVHERTHSGIRPFGCSMCSRRFFQKDKLIIHERTHTGERPFGCVFCSKRFARRDTLNIHIRIHTGERPYVCSYCSKGFSQKDKLQIHERTHSGVKPYHCSICEKLFARKDALNVHLRTHSGEKPHRCEFCGKQFSQRDKLMLHKQTHST, from the coding sequence ATGCAGTTTCCTCAAAGGGAAGCTCGAAACCTGCATCTGCAGGTGGGGGAGCAGGTATTTCCTGAGACTATCGGTCAAGAACAGCGACATCCagcacaccatcaccaccaacaccaccatcagcaacaccaacatcaaccgCATAGTCACTACTCCAGCAACCAGCCGACTCAATACAACAATCCAAAGATTAATTACAATGGCACTTCGGTGAAAGATTCCagtgacaaaagaaataaaagatctgCACATTCTGGCATGGCCGATGCTGGCAGCAAGGATACGACTTCTTCATCATCAGTGACATCTCATTCACAAAACCTTTTCCTGCAATCACACTCAGCTGTCAAGAAGAACTCTATTTGTAGCcctagcagcagcaacaacactaacaacaacagcagtggctCAGGTGGGGGAGGTAAAGGCAGTTCTGGCCTGAAACTGAACCTGAGTTCCAGTGGTCACTACAGCCTCAACAGCAGCACTCTCAGCAACAGTGTTCTCAATGCCAGTGTCTTTAACTCAAAGCCATTGTTTTCAGTGCAGAAATctcagcaacatcagcagctgcagcagcaacaacaacaacaacaacaaactcagcaacaacaacaacagactcaacaacaacaacatcagccgCCACAACGACACCAGCATCACTCCTACACCAAATACTCTCTCAACAAACCATTTCATTGTAACATATGTGGCAATCCATTCTTGCGTCGTCGAACTATGGAAGTCCACGAGAGAACCCACAGCGGTATCCGACCCTTCGGTTGCAGTATGTGTTCGCGCCGTTTCTTCCAAAAAGACAAGTTAATCATTCACGAAAGAACTCATACTGGAGAGAGACCCTTTGGCTGCGTGTTCTGCTCGAAACGCTTTGCTCGTCGCGACACCCTAAATATCCATATCAGAATCCACACAGGGGAGAGGCCCTACGTGTGCAGTTACTGCTCAAAGGGTTTCTCTCAGAAAGACAAATTACAGATACATGAACGAACTCATTCCGGTGTCAAACCGTATCATTGTTCTATTTGTGAAAAACTGTTTGCACGAAAAGATGCGTTAAACGTGCATCTGCGAACCCATTCTGGAGAGAAGCCCCATCGCTGTGAATTCTGCGGGAAACAATTCTCCCAACGAGACAAACTAATGCTGCACAAACAAACGCATTCTACTTAA
- the LOC106870110 gene encoding zinc finger protein 423, with protein MESPDNLEDSTKTYMCQACNLNFEDFHEWKLHLSTHPVTKYECNFCFSSYSNKTDFWEHIKTHTNSSTAVKYFCSKYPLEKNGQEESEQTGTEKGVVEDDTGIEPLKTNSVSDLDPMVEHSVMSVEEEEPIMATDVEQLDGGKTDDDDENPDNENFDDESPDDEKTNNNPQSVDAAAKRCKCQFCDKSFPSAFLFKVHLKKHCLPLTYLQVKCLGEPVSLGILVGKSD; from the coding sequence ATGGAAAGTCCTGATAATCTTGAAGACTCTACTAAAACTTATATGTGTCAAGCTTGCAACTTAAATTTTGAAGACTTTCATGAATGGAAACTACACCTGAGTACTCATCCTGTCACCAAGTATGAatgtaatttctgtttttcttcttattcaaACAAAACGGATTTCTGGGAACACATCAAAACTCATACCAACTCTTCAACAGCCgtcaaatatttttgttcaaaATATCCTCTGGAGAAGAACGGACAGGAAGAAAGTGAGCAAACTGGCACCGAAAAAGGGGTTGTTGAAGATGACACTGGTATTGAACCATTAAAAACGAATTCTGTTAGTGATTTGGACCCTATGGTGGAACATTCCGTGATGTCtgttgaagaagaagaaccaATCATGGCTACTGATGTTGAGCAACTTGATGGTggtaaaactgatgatgatgatgaaaatcctgacaatgaaaattttgatgatgaaagTCCTGACGATGAAAAAACCAATAATAATCCCCAATCTGTAGACGCCGCAGCAAAGAGGTGCAAATGTCAATTCTGTGACAAGTCCTTCCCTAGTGCCTTCTTGTTCAAAGTCCATTTAAAGAAACACTGTTTGCCCTTAACTTATCTACAGGTAAAATGTCTCGGGGAACCAGTGTCTTTAGGAATCCTTGTTGGTAAATCTGACTAA